A section of the Bacillus pumilus genome encodes:
- a CDS encoding helix-turn-helix domain-containing protein, which yields MRLAGIPIKEIMDKLGIKNRTQVKTWMKWYREGEIHRFHQPVGKQYTYGKGPEYQNENEKLKTENLYLKQQIDLLKKYMSRISKQFQVQVPINEIFSRPTIKELSEYVQKTDEKTYLPTIERVEHQKYYPASSVQKRLHSIHHIDETKMTYNMPMVLSIEGALGPYK from the coding sequence ATGAGGTTAGCTGGAATTCCGATAAAAGAAATCATGGACAAGTTAGGAATTAAGAATAGAACACAAGTGAAAACGTGGATGAAATGGTATCGCGAGGGTGAAATCCATCGATTTCATCAACCGGTTGGAAAGCAGTATACCTATGGGAAAGGACCAGAATATCAAAATGAGAACGAGAAGTTGAAAACAGAAAATCTTTATTTAAAACAACAAATTGACCTATTAAAAAAGTATATGTCGCGTATTTCAAAACAGTTTCAAGTACAAGTACCAATTAATGAAATCTTTTCACGCCCAACAATTAAAGAGTTATCAGAATACGTTCAAAAGACAGACGAAAAGACATATCTTCCAACAATTGAACGTGTAGAACATCAGAAGTATTATCCAGCATCATCTGTTCAAAAACGATTACACTCTATACATCATATAGATGAAACGAAAATGACTTATAATATGCCAATGGTATTAAGCATCGAAGGTGCTTTAGGCCCTTATAAATGA
- a CDS encoding phosphopantetheine-binding protein codes for MWREILETDQISIHANFFELGGHSLKAMMLVSRISKQFQVQVPINEIFSRPTIKELSEYVQKTDEKTYLPTID; via the coding sequence ATGTGGAGAGAAATACTTGAAACCGATCAAATTAGTATTCATGCGAACTTCTTCGAACTGGGTGGTCATTCTTTAAAAGCCATGATGTTGGTGTCGCGTATTTCAAAACAGTTTCAAGTACAAGTACCAATTAATGAAATCTTTTCACGCCCAACAATTAAAGAGTTATCAGAATACGTTCAAAAGACAGACGAAAAGACATATCTTCCAACAATTGATTAA
- a CDS encoding condensation domain-containing protein, whose product MTYNMPMVLSIEGALDIKRLEGALQTIVSRHESLRSSFHMVDDELVQKIDENLICQLQYFYADSNTDVEKAIQSFIRA is encoded by the coding sequence ATGACTTATAATATGCCAATGGTATTAAGCATCGAAGGTGCTTTAGATATTAAACGCTTGGAAGGCGCTCTACAAACCATTGTGAGTCGTCATGAATCCTTGCGGTCTTCATTCCATATGGTGGATGATGAACTTGTTCAAAAAATTGATGAGAATCTGATTTGTCAACTTCAGTATTTTTATGCGGACAGTAACACAGATGTAGAAAAAGCTATTCAATCATTTATAAGGGCCTAA